In Thermodesulfobacteriota bacterium, the following are encoded in one genomic region:
- the purB gene encoding adenylosuccinate lyase encodes MIERYGRAEMTRIWEPENRFSKWLEVELAVCEAWQKKGRIPLKSLRTIKRKARFDVKGIDRIERTVKHDVIAFLTNVAGYVGPDSRYIHMGLTSSDVLDTSLALLLKEASDLIIEDIGALLKVLKKRAREHKFTVMVGRSHGIHAEPTTFGLKVALMYDEMQRNLERVKRAREVISYGKLSGAVGTFSTIPPSIESRVLRKLGLKPEPVATQVVQRDRHAEFFTTLALVASSIEKFAVEIRHLQRTEVLEVEEPFTKGQKGSSAMPHKRNPVLSENLTGLARLVRGYSQSAMENIPLWHERDISHSSVERVIAPDATVLMDFMLARFTGLMEGLVVYPENMRRNMDGLGGLIFSQKVLLTLIDKGMTREDAYKVVQLSAMRVWKAGVGRGDNEFKVLLLKDKEVRARLKPREIERCFDLKPYTKHVDYIFNRVFKKR; translated from the coding sequence GAACGGTACGGAAGAGCGGAGATGACGCGCATATGGGAGCCGGAAAACAGGTTCTCCAAATGGCTCGAGGTGGAGCTTGCCGTCTGCGAGGCGTGGCAGAAAAAAGGGAGGATACCGTTAAAGTCGCTCCGGACGATTAAGCGGAAGGCGCGCTTCGACGTAAAGGGGATAGACCGGATAGAGCGGACCGTAAAGCACGACGTCATAGCCTTCCTGACGAACGTCGCCGGCTACGTGGGCCCGGACTCGCGCTACATACACATGGGCCTTACCTCCTCGGACGTACTCGACACCTCGCTGGCGCTACTCCTTAAAGAGGCCTCGGACCTCATAATAGAGGATATCGGGGCGCTCCTTAAGGTGCTGAAGAAGAGGGCGCGGGAGCATAAGTTTACCGTCATGGTCGGCCGCTCGCACGGAATACACGCAGAGCCCACCACCTTCGGCCTCAAGGTGGCGCTCATGTACGATGAGATGCAACGGAACCTCGAACGCGTTAAGAGGGCAAGGGAGGTCATTTCGTACGGAAAGCTCTCCGGGGCCGTGGGGACGTTTTCCACCATACCGCCGTCGATCGAGAGCCGGGTCTTGAGGAAGCTCGGCCTTAAGCCCGAGCCCGTCGCCACGCAGGTGGTCCAGAGGGACAGGCACGCGGAGTTTTTTACAACGCTTGCCCTGGTCGCCTCGTCGATAGAGAAGTTCGCAGTCGAGATACGTCACCTTCAGAGGACCGAGGTGCTCGAGGTCGAAGAGCCCTTTACGAAGGGACAGAAAGGCTCCTCGGCCATGCCGCACAAGCGTAACCCCGTGCTCTCGGAGAACCTTACCGGGCTCGCCAGGCTCGTCCGGGGATACTCCCAGAGCGCGATGGAGAATATACCGCTCTGGCACGAACGCGACATAAGCCACTCGTCGGTGGAGAGGGTCATAGCCCCGGACGCCACGGTCCTCATGGACTTCATGCTCGCGAGGTTCACGGGGCTCATGGAGGGGCTCGTCGTCTACCCGGAGAACATGCGGAGGAACATGGACGGGCTCGGGGGGCTTATCTTCTCCCAGAAGGTGCTCCTTACTCTCATCGATAAGGGCATGACCCGCGAGGACGCCTACAAGGTCGTCCAGCTGAGCGCCATGCGGGTCTGGAAGGCCGGAGTGGGGAGGGGGGATAATGAGTTCAAGGTGCTCCTCCTGAAAGATAAAGAGGTCAGGGCGAGACTGAAACCCCGCGAGATCGAGCGGTGCTTCGACCTGAAGCCATACACAAAACACGTGGACTACATATTCAACAGGGTCTTCAAAAAAAGGTAG
- the purC gene encoding phosphoribosylaminoimidazolesuccinocarboxamide synthase, which translates to MEKTEKKEELYEGKAKIIYSTNDPELSIMHFKDDATAFDGKKKGTIVEKGVVNNAVSSRIFEFLAEKGIKSHFVEKLSEREMLVKKLEIIPVEVIIRNLVAGSLAKRLGVEEGTELKETVLELCYKSDELGDPFINGYVVRAMGFATAEELKIMTDTAMEINGHLTKFFDERGILLVDYKLEFGRHKGEVLLGDEITPDGCRLWDKKTREKLDKDRFRRDLGNVEESYREVMKKVLA; encoded by the coding sequence ATGGAAAAAACGGAAAAAAAAGAAGAGCTATACGAGGGCAAGGCCAAGATAATATACTCGACCAACGACCCGGAGCTGAGCATCATGCACTTCAAGGACGACGCCACGGCCTTCGACGGCAAGAAGAAGGGGACCATCGTGGAGAAGGGGGTCGTAAACAACGCCGTCTCGTCGAGGATATTCGAGTTCCTCGCGGAAAAAGGCATAAAGAGCCACTTCGTCGAGAAACTCTCCGAGCGCGAGATGCTCGTTAAGAAGCTCGAAATAATCCCGGTCGAGGTGATTATCCGTAACCTCGTGGCCGGAAGCCTCGCAAAGCGGCTCGGCGTGGAGGAGGGGACCGAACTGAAGGAGACCGTCTTGGAGCTATGCTACAAGAGCGACGAGCTCGGGGACCCCTTTATAAACGGCTACGTCGTCAGGGCAATGGGCTTCGCCACGGCCGAAGAGCTAAAGATAATGACCGACACGGCGATGGAGATAAACGGGCACCTGACGAAGTTCTTCGACGAGCGCGGCATACTGCTCGTCGACTACAAGCTGGAGTTCGGGCGGCATAAGGGGGAGGTGCTCCTCGGGGACGAGATAACCCCGGACGGCTGCCGCCTGTGGGACAAGAAGACCCGCGAGAAGCTCGACAAGGACCGCTTCCGCCGCGACCTCGGCAATGTCGAGGAGAGCTACCGGGAAGTCATGAAGAAGGTCCTGGCGTAG
- the purQ gene encoding phosphoribosylformylglycinamidine synthase subunit PurQ codes for MRFGIVVFPGSNCDHDCYHAAKHVMGQEAEYVWHKTRELGKFDCLILPGGFSYGDYLRPGSIAEYSPIMEEVKSFADRGGYVVGICNGFQILTETGLLPGALMRNRGLKFICEYVSLRVENDSTPFTGAYKEGQVVRIPIAHADGNYFADDETLERLEKNGQVVFRYSTPDGRVVPEANPNGALGNIAGIINEAGNVMGMMPHPERASEAELGSTDGRGVFESVIASLGVRG; via the coding sequence GTGAGGTTCGGGATAGTGGTCTTCCCCGGCTCCAACTGCGACCACGACTGCTACCACGCGGCGAAGCACGTCATGGGCCAGGAGGCCGAGTACGTCTGGCACAAAACGCGGGAGCTCGGGAAGTTCGACTGCCTTATCCTGCCCGGCGGCTTCTCCTACGGCGACTACCTGAGGCCCGGCTCCATAGCCGAGTACTCTCCGATTATGGAAGAGGTGAAGAGCTTCGCCGACAGGGGGGGGTACGTGGTCGGGATATGCAACGGCTTTCAGATACTTACCGAAACGGGGCTCCTGCCCGGCGCGCTCATGAGGAACAGAGGGCTCAAGTTCATATGCGAATACGTGAGCCTCAGGGTGGAGAACGACTCGACCCCCTTTACCGGAGCGTATAAAGAGGGACAGGTGGTCCGGATCCCCATAGCCCACGCGGACGGCAACTACTTCGCCGACGACGAGACGCTGGAAAGGTTGGAGAAGAACGGTCAGGTCGTCTTCAGATACTCCACCCCGGACGGCCGTGTCGTGCCCGAGGCGAACCCCAACGGCGCGCTCGGCAACATAGCCGGGATCATAAACGAGGCCGGGAACGTCATGGGCATGATGCCGCACCCCGAGAGGGCGAGCGAGGCGGAACTAGGCTCCACGGACGGCAGGGGGGTATTCGAGTCCGTAATCGCGTCCCTTGGCGTGCGCGGATGA
- a CDS encoding methylenetetrahydrofolate reductase, which translates to MENESRLKRALDSGEFVVTAEICPPRGTDVKGFLDKARLLKDRIVAANVTDNQRAVMRLSSLACSALLIKEDIEPVFQMTCRDRNRLAIQSDLLGAWVLGVRNVLALTGDHVSFGDHREAKAVFDMDSVQMVYTIGRLNSGKNLKDRELRGGTGFFTGAVVAPEAEPFGPEGLKFRKKVAAGAKFFQTQAIFDMDAFKSFFDEAEKLGAKVLGGILLLKSAKMARYLNENVQGVKVPPGLIEELEAAPDQLRKGCEIASRQLSELKEFCHGAHIMAIGREESVVEIMEGA; encoded by the coding sequence ATGGAAAACGAAAGTCGGCTTAAGCGAGCACTCGATAGCGGGGAGTTCGTCGTAACCGCGGAGATATGCCCCCCAAGGGGGACCGACGTCAAGGGGTTCCTCGACAAGGCGCGGCTCCTCAAGGACAGAATAGTCGCGGCCAACGTCACCGACAACCAGCGGGCCGTGATGAGGCTGTCGAGCCTCGCATGCTCCGCGCTTCTTATAAAGGAGGATATCGAGCCGGTCTTCCAGATGACCTGCCGGGACCGGAACCGGCTCGCCATCCAATCCGACCTCCTGGGCGCCTGGGTCCTGGGGGTGAGGAACGTCCTGGCGCTCACCGGAGACCACGTCTCCTTCGGCGACCACCGGGAGGCCAAGGCCGTATTTGACATGGATAGCGTACAAATGGTATATACTATAGGGAGGCTCAATAGCGGAAAAAACCTGAAGGACAGGGAACTCCGCGGCGGGACGGGATTTTTCACGGGGGCGGTCGTAGCTCCCGAGGCCGAGCCGTTTGGGCCCGAAGGGCTCAAGTTCCGGAAAAAGGTCGCGGCCGGAGCCAAATTCTTCCAGACCCAGGCCATATTCGATATGGACGCCTTCAAGAGCTTCTTCGATGAGGCGGAGAAGCTGGGCGCAAAGGTTTTAGGCGGCATACTGCTCCTTAAGTCCGCCAAGATGGCCCGCTACTTGAACGAGAACGTACAGGGGGTCAAGGTGCCGCCCGGCCTTATAGAAGAGCTCGAGGCCGCACCGGACCAGCTCCGTAAGGGCTGCGAGATAGCCTCCCGGCAACTAAGCGAGTTGAAAGAGTTCTGCCACGGCGCGCACATAATGGCCATAGGCCGGGAAGAGAGTGTCGTGGAGATAATGGAAGGTGCGTGA
- a CDS encoding thermonuclease family protein, whose protein sequence is MEKRRKLPVLIVTSVLLLLYVSYIAVQRRPVQVEENVWHYSVKKVIDGDTIAVYGGERVRYVGIDTPERGEPFYREATERNRALVLGGAGGGGGGGGRVRLVVCGEEPRDKYGRLLGWVYAGGVQVEEVLLREGLARTLTIPPCGLKKEKEYSGYQREARSRGLGIWGGKGGGPEATPPPPSR, encoded by the coding sequence ATGGAAAAGAGAAGAAAGCTCCCCGTCCTCATAGTAACGTCCGTCCTCCTTCTGCTTTACGTATCCTACATAGCCGTGCAGCGAAGACCCGTCCAGGTCGAAGAGAACGTCTGGCACTACAGCGTCAAGAAGGTCATAGACGGCGATACTATAGCGGTCTACGGCGGGGAGCGGGTGAGATACGTCGGTATAGACACCCCCGAGAGGGGCGAGCCCTTCTATCGCGAGGCCACGGAAAGGAACAGGGCGCTGGTGCTGGGGGGAGCGGGGGGAGGGGGGGGAGGGGGGGGGCGGGTAAGGCTCGTGGTGTGCGGCGAGGAGCCGAGGGACAAGTACGGAAGGCTCCTCGGGTGGGTCTACGCAGGCGGGGTGCAGGTCGAGGAGGTCCTCCTGAGGGAGGGACTTGCCAGGACCCTTACCATACCGCCGTGCGGGCTAAAGAAGGAAAAGGAATATAGCGGCTACCAGAGGGAGGCCAGGAGCAGGGGGCTCGGGATCTGGGGAGGGAAGGGCGGGGGGCCGGAGGCCACGCCACCCCCCCCGTCCCGCTAA
- the purS gene encoding phosphoribosylformylglycinamidine synthase subunit PurS has protein sequence MKANVYITLKSGVLDPQGKAVVGALKSMEFGEVKELRIGKFMEVELDCASAEEAETRLRDMCEKLLANTVIEDFRIEIVDGGGGK, from the coding sequence ATGAAAGCGAACGTATATATCACCCTTAAGTCCGGAGTGCTCGACCCGCAGGGGAAGGCCGTCGTGGGGGCCTTGAAGTCCATGGAGTTCGGCGAGGTAAAGGAGCTCCGGATAGGCAAGTTCATGGAGGTGGAGCTCGATTGTGCCTCCGCCGAAGAGGCCGAGACGAGGCTCAGGGATATGTGCGAAAAGCTCCTGGCCAATACGGTCATAGAGGACTTCAGGATAGAGATCGTGGATGGAGGGGGAGGTAAGTGA
- a CDS encoding DUF4234 domain-containing protein → MRCPRCKGNNDDAARYCSLCGNELPHGAHGARGERAASEGGEGGDGGIAALGEMAVVQLVFFSLFTFGIYSAVWFLKRLEAINNLRSEVKIGEEPFGFIIAGSIVNIGLVLFVAASGEPAESLSTENILMASDLLGIAVQVTMIVQCFKLRSALVDHTGGELHISWVWTILFTVFYLQHKINRLMEQSGNESERIYHP, encoded by the coding sequence TTGCGCTGTCCCAGGTGTAAAGGAAATAACGACGACGCGGCGCGCTACTGCAGCCTCTGCGGGAACGAGCTTCCGCACGGGGCTCACGGGGCACGCGGGGAGCGCGCGGCGTCGGAGGGTGGGGAGGGGGGTGATGGGGGCATAGCCGCGCTCGGCGAGATGGCCGTGGTGCAGCTCGTCTTCTTTTCGCTCTTCACCTTCGGCATATACTCGGCCGTGTGGTTCCTGAAAAGGCTCGAGGCGATAAACAACCTCCGCTCGGAAGTGAAGATCGGCGAGGAGCCCTTCGGCTTCATAATCGCCGGGTCCATAGTCAATATAGGGCTGGTCCTCTTCGTTGCGGCCTCCGGCGAGCCGGCTGAGTCCCTGTCGACGGAGAACATCCTCATGGCCTCCGACCTGCTCGGGATAGCCGTACAGGTGACCATGATAGTACAGTGCTTTAAGTTGAGGTCGGCGCTCGTCGACCACACCGGCGGCGAGCTCCATATCTCCTGGGTATGGACGATACTCTTTACCGTCTTCTACCTCCAGCACAAGATAAACAGGCTCATGGAGCAGAGTGGCAATGAAAGCGAACGTATATATCACCCTTAA